In one window of Silvanigrella paludirubra DNA:
- a CDS encoding cytochrome b/b6 domain-containing protein, producing the protein MSLNNKEVIEERHFVVKKVYDPVLRFLHWWNALSIFSLMLTIWLKKFIREYENGKEILYRYHTLIGYALTAGITLRIIWGFIGPEHAKFKNMIHIKSFIKLIQTRKYDDHDNWGHDKYAGLLYIIVYILMVYQIFSGLYLAAKIFGMGPLTSYVPLLKEKTPLSSFLKDVHEIIFYISMIFVLLHVFMIIFHEIKRKYPMAQSMFSGNQYRKK; encoded by the coding sequence ATGTCGTTAAATAATAAAGAAGTTATTGAAGAAAGGCATTTTGTTGTCAAAAAGGTTTATGATCCTGTTTTAAGATTTCTTCATTGGTGGAATGCCTTAAGTATATTTAGTTTAATGCTCACAATCTGGCTGAAAAAATTTATAAGAGAATATGAAAATGGAAAAGAAATTCTTTATCGCTATCATACTTTAATTGGATATGCTTTGACCGCTGGGATTACTTTAAGAATAATTTGGGGATTTATTGGGCCAGAACATGCTAAATTTAAAAATATGATACATATAAAATCTTTTATTAAATTAATACAAACTAGAAAATACGATGATCATGATAATTGGGGACATGATAAATATGCAGGATTATTATATATCATTGTCTATATATTAATGGTTTATCAAATATTTTCTGGTTTATATTTAGCAGCTAAAATTTTTGGAATGGGTCCTTTAACTAGTTATGTTCCACTTTTAAAAGAAAAGACTCCATTATCAAGTTTTCTTAAAGATGTTCACGAGATTATTTTTTATATTTCAATGATATTTGTTTTACTACATGTGTTTATGATAATATTTCACGAAATAAAAAGAAAATATCCTATGGCACAGTCTATGTTTAGTGGAAATCAATATAGGAAAAAATGA
- a CDS encoding chorismate-binding protein — translation MNKNILNEFLESAYFIGSPNENKIWCMVSSFENYSFEEKITPPYFYLNNFYLSKAKPYCKGEVFFEMTYSEFSDFLQFENDEKPNIKWENVNKEYYLSKFLELKEEIKNNILKKAVPYSFINGNVKINKLNKLYLLKKLLENKDQKHSYIYGFWNKNTGFIGSSPELLFTQNVKNIHTIALAGTIPNNSSTNKNEFLLDPKMQKEHYYVIEGIKQSLNKFGKIKMGETNLLELPKLIHLKTDINIEIENQNLFQFHQFIDVIHPTPAIGSLPKNSQSNWLSESVVEHSNRGYYAAPFGVVLNDQKSICICTIRGIQWNEENIKICAGGGVIFESEFDLEWEEILSKINAIKHNLGI, via the coding sequence ATGAATAAGAATATTTTAAACGAATTTTTGGAGTCTGCTTATTTTATAGGATCTCCAAACGAAAATAAAATATGGTGTATGGTTTCTTCTTTTGAAAATTATTCGTTTGAAGAAAAAATAACTCCACCTTATTTTTATTTAAATAATTTTTATTTGTCTAAAGCAAAACCTTATTGCAAGGGCGAAGTTTTTTTTGAAATGACATACTCTGAGTTTTCTGATTTTTTACAATTTGAAAATGATGAAAAACCAAACATTAAATGGGAAAATGTTAACAAAGAATATTATTTATCAAAATTTTTAGAACTAAAAGAAGAAATAAAAAATAATATATTAAAAAAAGCAGTACCTTATTCATTTATAAATGGAAATGTGAAAATAAATAAATTAAATAAATTATATTTATTAAAAAAATTATTAGAAAATAAAGATCAAAAGCATTCATACATTTATGGTTTTTGGAATAAAAATACAGGATTTATAGGTTCTTCACCAGAACTTCTTTTTACACAAAATGTTAAGAATATTCATACGATTGCTTTAGCTGGGACAATTCCAAATAATTCTTCTACAAATAAAAATGAATTTTTATTAGATCCTAAAATGCAAAAAGAGCATTATTATGTTATTGAAGGAATTAAACAATCACTTAATAAATTTGGTAAAATAAAAATGGGAGAAACGAATTTATTAGAATTACCTAAACTAATACACTTGAAAACAGATATTAATATAGAAATTGAAAATCAAAATTTATTTCAATTTCATCAATTTATAGATGTTATCCACCCTACCCCAGCAATTGGATCTCTTCCAAAAAATTCTCAATCAAATTGGTTAAGTGAATCTGTTGTAGAACATAGCAATCGAGGATATTATGCAGCTCCATTTGGAGTTGTATTAAATGATCAAAAATCAATTTGCATATGTACTATCCGAGGCATTCAATGGAATGAAGAAAATATTAAAATATGTGCCGGTGGAGGAGTTATCTTTGAAAGCGAATTTGATTTAGAATGGGAAGAAATTCTTTCTAAAATAAATGCTATTAAGCATAATTTAGGTATTTAA
- a CDS encoding RluA family pseudouridine synthase → MNDLIQVRVTEDFEGERLDLFITRVIDIIPSRSFAVKLIDNKKIKVDEKFQKPSYKLKMNQLIEIDTSFLSEINPNPNAENIPLNIVYEDEHLIVINKPAGMVVHPGAGVNTGTLVNAILGYCGVTLPTLGAPSRAGIVHRLDRDTSGVMVVAKSQIALTNLSKQFADHSQIRIYNAIIFGELNPKEGKIETWHGRDPKNRLKYSVQEEGVGKKALLNYATIKNLCGNLCSLISCKLYTGRTHQIRVQMSYMNHGIIGDALYTKTPQSIINNKELSAMISKNVSRQMLHATHLGFKHPVSGENLSFDVPYPEDFQNILTLLK, encoded by the coding sequence ATGAATGATTTAATTCAAGTTCGAGTAACTGAAGATTTTGAAGGGGAGCGATTAGATTTATTCATCACTCGAGTTATTGATATTATTCCAAGCAGGTCATTTGCTGTAAAGTTAATCGATAATAAAAAAATTAAGGTTGATGAAAAGTTTCAAAAACCTTCTTATAAATTAAAAATGAATCAATTAATTGAAATAGATACTAGTTTTTTATCTGAAATAAATCCAAACCCAAATGCAGAAAATATACCTTTAAATATTGTATATGAAGATGAACATTTAATCGTAATAAATAAACCTGCAGGTATGGTTGTTCATCCAGGTGCTGGAGTAAACACAGGAACCTTAGTAAATGCTATATTAGGTTACTGTGGAGTTACTTTACCAACTTTAGGCGCACCTTCTAGAGCAGGAATTGTACATAGACTTGATCGTGATACAAGTGGTGTTATGGTGGTTGCAAAATCTCAAATTGCATTAACAAATTTATCAAAACAATTTGCAGATCATTCGCAGATAAGAATATACAATGCAATAATATTTGGTGAATTAAATCCTAAAGAAGGTAAGATTGAAACTTGGCATGGAAGAGACCCGAAAAATCGTCTTAAATATTCCGTCCAAGAAGAAGGTGTTGGAAAAAAAGCCTTATTAAATTATGCAACGATAAAAAATTTATGTGGTAATTTATGTTCACTTATTTCATGTAAATTATATACAGGACGAACTCATCAAATTCGAGTTCAAATGAGCTATATGAATCATGGAATTATTGGTGATGCTTTGTATACAAAAACTCCTCAATCGATTATAAATAATAAAGAACTTTCAGCTATGATAAGTAAAAATGTGTCAAGACAAATGCTTCATGCAACACACCTTGGTTTCAAACATCCCGTAAGTGGAGAAAACCTAAGTTTTGATGTACCTTATCCTGAAGATTTTCAAAATATTTTGACCCTTTTAAAATAA
- a CDS encoding helix-turn-helix domain-containing protein, giving the protein MNISNKKKNPFEILGLRDGEMSLVKVENAYRTMRKNLDDQMNQGELKLNLTYEDIEKAFQELISYIDEDTSQDPEEVVISASFMPKVNNKNMVIRKEQISIDNNLLYMHKDNHVSLPVQKIKNENITRPIDSLMNMKNTSKRLRAVSANKPEMIQTLESIISSTESISGSLLRILREKMSVSIDEMSNKIKVSKIYLEAIESDSFDKLPAEVYAKGFFNSYLNYIGLDRKDLVEALMEIYRARKRLIKKR; this is encoded by the coding sequence ATGAATATTTCTAACAAAAAAAAGAACCCGTTTGAAATTTTAGGTCTTCGTGATGGAGAAATGTCTTTAGTTAAAGTAGAAAATGCTTATAGAACCATGAGAAAAAATCTTGATGATCAAATGAATCAGGGAGAATTAAAGCTTAATTTAACTTATGAAGACATAGAAAAAGCTTTTCAAGAATTAATTAGTTATATTGATGAAGATACATCTCAAGACCCTGAAGAAGTAGTTATTTCTGCTTCATTTATGCCTAAAGTTAATAATAAAAATATGGTTATTAGAAAAGAACAAATTAGTATAGATAATAATTTACTTTATATGCATAAAGATAATCATGTCTCGCTACCTGTTCAAAAAATTAAAAATGAAAATATTACCAGGCCTATAGATAGTCTTATGAATATGAAAAATACATCAAAAAGACTTCGAGCAGTATCAGCAAATAAGCCTGAAATGATACAAACATTAGAGAGCATTATTTCTTCTACAGAATCTATATCAGGAAGTTTATTGCGTATACTTAGAGAGAAAATGTCAGTAAGTATTGATGAAATGTCTAATAAAATCAAGGTTAGTAAAATCTATTTAGAAGCAATCGAAAGTGATTCGTTTGACAAATTGCCAGCCGAAGTTTATGCGAAAGGTTTTTTTAATTCTTATCTAAATTATATAGGGCTTGACAGAAAGGATCTTGTTGAAGCATTAATGGAGATCTATAGAGCCAGAAAAAGGTTGATTAAAAAAAGGTAA
- a CDS encoding P-loop NTPase — MLKTVTRGIFKSNSKDSSDFTERILKAYYNNQKPPERDQVEDPLNSSYITNQQGTDKIYSQFSEKDELEIKSKNQISKDSKNLEKSVKTPQIISIGGGKGGIGKSFLSANICVRLASLGYKVSVVDLDLGAANLHTCLGVPTPRSGISDFIHGNVNTLEETGISCCYPNLTLYGGGQEFWQQIKPQSSQKIKLISKLQELDADYVFLDLGAGTHIHTLDFFIFSHGGVLVVAPEPTSIENAYVFMKSVLYRKIQSICKAFEIEESLENDLLKKISNPKSSETPFSQLVSFSQKNKEVGKQIKDMIEATNIGIIMNQVRTKEDRDLGESMSVICNRYFGFSSQFLGSTRYDDAVWKSVRIRRPLILDYPLSAIAVNINQITDRIIKMFIQEGKKGKIEKAG, encoded by the coding sequence ATGTTAAAAACGGTTACGAGAGGGATTTTTAAATCAAATTCAAAAGATTCCTCCGATTTCACGGAGCGAATTTTAAAAGCATATTATAATAATCAAAAGCCTCCTGAAAGAGATCAGGTAGAAGATCCCTTAAATTCTTCCTATATTACCAATCAACAAGGAACAGATAAAATATATTCTCAATTTTCAGAAAAAGATGAATTAGAAATAAAATCGAAAAATCAAATTAGTAAAGATTCTAAAAATTTGGAAAAGTCTGTTAAAACTCCTCAAATAATTTCAATTGGTGGTGGTAAGGGCGGTATAGGGAAAAGCTTTTTATCGGCGAATATTTGTGTCCGACTTGCTTCACTAGGTTACAAAGTCTCTGTTGTTGACTTAGACTTAGGTGCCGCTAATTTGCACACTTGTTTAGGAGTTCCCACACCCAGATCTGGAATTTCTGATTTTATTCATGGAAATGTAAATACTCTTGAAGAAACAGGAATTTCTTGTTGTTACCCTAATTTAACTCTTTATGGAGGGGGTCAAGAATTTTGGCAACAAATTAAGCCACAAAGTTCACAAAAAATAAAATTAATATCTAAGTTACAAGAACTAGATGCAGATTATGTTTTTTTAGATTTAGGAGCTGGAACTCATATTCATACTCTAGATTTTTTCATTTTTTCTCATGGCGGTGTTTTAGTTGTTGCGCCTGAGCCAACAAGTATTGAAAATGCTTATGTTTTTATGAAGAGTGTCTTATATCGAAAAATTCAGAGTATATGCAAGGCGTTTGAGATTGAAGAAAGCCTTGAAAATGATTTGTTAAAAAAAATATCTAACCCAAAAAGTTCTGAAACCCCATTTTCACAACTTGTTTCCTTTTCCCAGAAAAACAAAGAAGTTGGAAAACAAATAAAAGATATGATAGAAGCTACTAATATTGGTATTATAATGAACCAAGTTAGAACAAAGGAAGATAGGGATCTGGGTGAGTCTATGTCTGTTATTTGTAATCGTTACTTTGGCTTTTCATCACAGTTTCTTGGCTCGACAAGGTATGATGATGCAGTTTGGAAGTCAGTAAGAATAAGACGTCCGCTTATTTTAGATTATCCACTTTCTGCTATAGCAGTGAATATAAATCAGATTACAGATAGAATTATCAAGATGTTTATTCAAGAAGGCAAAAAGGGTAAAATAGAAAAAGCTGGTTAA
- a CDS encoding cytochrome C oxidase subunit IV family protein, which translates to MFDNLKKSFSKSNSENSSDHEKKSHGLLPVKLYLAIFTVLLIMIFVNVGIAHLPIPSLWKTVLLMTVALIQTILVAVFFMELIHEDKFYSFVFGSAVLFMLLFFTITLAELSGRDFFHKNEGIKILRGVDQKGNFAPGGPKLEHSKEQGNEH; encoded by the coding sequence ATGTTTGATAATTTAAAAAAATCGTTTTCAAAAAGTAATTCAGAGAACTCATCTGATCATGAAAAGAAAAGTCATGGCTTACTGCCTGTAAAACTATATTTGGCTATTTTTACAGTACTTCTAATAATGATTTTTGTGAATGTTGGTATTGCACATCTGCCGATACCAAGTTTGTGGAAAACAGTTTTATTAATGACCGTTGCTCTTATACAAACTATTTTAGTTGCCGTCTTTTTTATGGAATTGATTCACGAAGATAAATTTTATTCTTTTGTTTTTGGTTCTGCTGTTTTGTTTATGCTTTTATTTTTTACAATTACTCTCGCTGAGCTTAGTGGTAGAGATTTCTTTCACAAAAATGAAGGAATTAAAATCCTAAGAGGAGTCGATCAAAAAGGTAATTTTGCTCCTGGTGGTCCTAAACTTGAGCATTCTAAAGAACAAGGTAATGAGCACTAG
- a CDS encoding cytochrome c oxidase subunit 3 family protein has translation MTDHGHGSHPKYQAHHFKTMDQQTSAGKLGMWVFMAQELLFFSGLFCAFGFVRYMYPEMVSQAQSSMDWRLGGINSIILLVSSLTMSLSVRSARSNNRSGTIKFLIATMICGIAFLVIKATEWGMHMHEGYFPGKYFNPVHHAEVQDPLAHIFFGLYYVMTGMHGLHIVVGLGLMTWMLVRASRGEFNSENYVSLENTSLFWHLVDIVWIFLYPLLYLAK, from the coding sequence ATGACTGACCATGGCCACGGTTCTCATCCAAAGTACCAAGCACATCATTTTAAAACGATGGACCAGCAGACGTCTGCTGGTAAGCTTGGTATGTGGGTCTTTATGGCCCAAGAGTTGTTGTTTTTTTCTGGATTATTTTGTGCTTTTGGATTTGTTCGTTACATGTATCCAGAAATGGTTTCTCAAGCACAAAGCTCTATGGATTGGAGACTAGGGGGAATTAATAGTATTATCCTTTTAGTCAGCTCTTTAACAATGAGTTTAAGTGTACGATCAGCACGTTCTAACAATAGAAGTGGTACTATTAAGTTCTTAATTGCAACTATGATTTGTGGTATTGCGTTTTTAGTGATCAAGGCAACGGAATGGGGAATGCACATGCATGAAGGGTATTTTCCTGGAAAATACTTTAACCCAGTTCATCATGCTGAAGTCCAAGATCCTTTAGCCCACATTTTCTTTGGCCTTTATTATGTCATGACAGGAATGCATGGATTGCACATTGTTGTTGGTCTTGGACTTATGACTTGGATGCTTGTACGTGCTTCAAGAGGTGAGTTTAACTCTGAAAACTATGTTTCTTTAGAGAATACAAGCTTGTTCTGGCACCTTGTGGATATTGTCTGGATCTTCTTGTATCCGCTTCTTTATCTAGCAAAGTAA
- a CDS encoding cytochrome c oxidase subunit I, which yields MEKREFVKPVLFSDMLSSHHDTGSNYLNAKKGFMSWLFTVDHKRIGVMYFISIAIFFLVAGLFALLLRTELMQIRIPNATANSYMISADHYNEAFTFHGAIMVFLVIIPSVPATLGNFLLPLMIGAKDVAFPKLNLISFHLYIVGALFLVYTIAFGGLDTGWTFYTPYSTQTSTSVIAAVFGAFILGFASILTGVNFIVTVHKMRAPGMTWVRMPLFVWAIYATSVIQVLATPVVGVTLILVAIERLLGIGIFDSNLGGDPILFQNFFWFYSHPAVYIMILPAFGIMSELITIHSRKSIFGYKAVAISSIGIAVIGFFVWGHHMFTSGQSALASVFFSLLTYAVAVPTAIKVFSWVATLYKGSISFTAPMCYAFVFLFLFLIGGLTGIFLGALSTDVHLHNTYFVVAHFHYVMMGGTIIAWIGAIYHWWPKITGKKFNQAWAIISSIVVFIGFNLTFFPQFIMGTRGMPRRYYDYLPEYYTFHLLSTIGSFVLAIGLFIVLFNWLHSIFYGENETNPNPWKGKSMEWTETAVVPIEHNFEKQPISTHGPYEFDELVKPVKAGGH from the coding sequence ATGGAAAAACGAGAGTTTGTTAAGCCAGTGCTATTTTCGGATATGCTGTCTTCACATCATGATACCGGATCAAATTATTTGAATGCAAAAAAAGGATTTATGTCCTGGTTATTTACTGTGGATCATAAACGCATTGGAGTAATGTATTTTATTTCTATTGCTATATTTTTCTTAGTTGCAGGCTTATTTGCTTTATTATTAAGAACAGAATTAATGCAAATTCGTATTCCAAATGCGACTGCAAATTCATATATGATTAGTGCCGATCATTATAATGAAGCCTTTACATTTCATGGCGCAATTATGGTATTTTTAGTTATTATTCCATCTGTTCCAGCAACATTAGGTAACTTTTTACTACCACTTATGATTGGCGCAAAAGATGTTGCTTTTCCAAAATTAAATTTAATTAGTTTTCACTTATATATAGTTGGCGCTTTATTTCTTGTTTATACCATAGCCTTTGGTGGTCTTGATACAGGTTGGACATTTTATACACCTTACAGTACTCAAACTTCAACATCTGTAATTGCAGCTGTTTTTGGTGCTTTTATTCTTGGTTTTGCTTCTATTTTAACAGGCGTTAACTTTATTGTTACCGTTCATAAAATGCGTGCGCCAGGCATGACTTGGGTAAGAATGCCTTTATTTGTTTGGGCTATTTATGCAACAAGTGTTATTCAAGTTTTAGCGACTCCAGTAGTAGGTGTAACTTTAATATTAGTAGCAATTGAACGCTTATTAGGAATTGGTATTTTTGATTCAAATTTAGGTGGAGATCCTATTTTATTTCAAAACTTTTTCTGGTTTTATTCACACCCTGCAGTTTATATTATGATTCTTCCAGCTTTTGGAATTATGAGCGAATTAATTACGATCCACTCTCGTAAAAGTATTTTTGGATATAAAGCAGTTGCGATTTCGAGTATTGGTATTGCCGTTATTGGTTTCTTTGTTTGGGGACATCATATGTTTACAAGTGGTCAATCTGCACTTGCATCCGTATTTTTCTCCTTGTTAACTTATGCGGTTGCTGTTCCTACAGCGATTAAAGTTTTTAGTTGGGTTGCTACCTTATATAAAGGATCTATCTCTTTTACAGCGCCAATGTGTTACGCATTTGTTTTCTTATTTTTATTTTTAATTGGTGGTTTAACAGGAATATTTTTAGGAGCTCTTTCTACTGATGTGCATTTGCATAACACTTATTTTGTTGTTGCACATTTTCATTATGTAATGATGGGTGGAACAATTATTGCTTGGATAGGTGCTATTTATCATTGGTGGCCTAAGATTACTGGAAAGAAATTTAACCAAGCATGGGCAATTATAAGTTCAATTGTTGTTTTTATTGGTTTTAATTTAACATTTTTTCCTCAGTTTATAATGGGTACACGTGGTATGCCACGTCGTTATTATGATTATTTACCTGAATATTATACATTCCATTTATTATCTACAATTGGTTCTTTTGTTCTCGCTATAGGTCTTTTTATCGTATTATTTAATTGGCTTCATTCTATATTTTATGGAGAAAATGAAACAAATCCTAATCCATGGAAAGGCAAATCTATGGAATGGACTGAAACAGCTGTTGTGCCAATTGAACATAATTTTGAAAAACAACCCATATCAACTCATGGACCATATGAATTTGATGAGCTTGTAAAACCAGTTAAGGCAGGGGGACATTAA
- the coxB gene encoding cytochrome c oxidase subunit II — protein sequence MSATPVPENTWQGSFWLPENVSPMTGGQDELFYFIYGLSIFFFIIVVGFMVYFAWKYRKKKEGEKTIDIHGNTKLEIIWSVIPAILFIVIFIWGFRDWVKLNVPPQDSMDVRVTGRKWDWSFMDVRTGAETSDLFVPVNTAVRLTMSSADVIHGFYVPQFRINRDVLPNQYTVLWFKAEQEGSYPILCTQYCGTKHSQMVRYVRVVSQAEYEKQMNAAQGAGLTPAQLGKKIFEGKGACASCHDVSKAKTRSVGPPLFGSYGEKQEIILSNGKKETVTFDDNYIRESILNPNYRVVVGYPSVMPSYQGQLNDKELNSIAEYIKSLKE from the coding sequence GTGTCAGCAACACCAGTGCCAGAGAACACTTGGCAAGGATCATTCTGGTTGCCAGAAAATGTGTCACCAATGACTGGTGGCCAGGATGAATTATTTTATTTTATATATGGACTTTCAATCTTCTTCTTCATAATTGTTGTTGGTTTTATGGTTTATTTCGCATGGAAATACCGTAAGAAAAAAGAAGGAGAAAAAACAATAGATATTCATGGGAATACCAAATTAGAAATAATTTGGAGTGTTATTCCTGCTATTCTATTTATTGTTATTTTTATTTGGGGATTTAGAGACTGGGTAAAACTTAATGTTCCTCCTCAAGACTCCATGGATGTTCGTGTAACTGGACGTAAATGGGACTGGTCTTTTATGGATGTAAGAACTGGAGCAGAAACTTCAGATCTTTTTGTGCCAGTAAATACCGCTGTCCGTTTAACAATGTCTTCTGCTGACGTGATTCATGGTTTTTACGTCCCTCAATTTCGTATTAACCGAGATGTTCTTCCAAACCAATATACTGTTTTATGGTTTAAAGCAGAACAAGAAGGTAGTTATCCAATATTGTGTACACAATATTGTGGAACAAAACACTCTCAAATGGTTCGTTACGTTAGAGTAGTATCTCAAGCAGAGTATGAAAAACAAATGAATGCAGCTCAAGGAGCTGGCTTAACCCCTGCACAACTTGGTAAAAAAATATTTGAAGGAAAAGGAGCATGCGCTTCTTGTCACGACGTATCTAAAGCAAAAACAAGATCTGTTGGACCACCTTTATTTGGTTCTTACGGAGAAAAACAAGAAATTATTTTATCTAACGGTAAAAAAGAAACTGTTACTTTTGACGATAATTATATTCGTGAATCTATTCTCAATCCAAATTATCGAGTTGTGGTAGGATATCCTTCAGTGATGCCTTCCTATCAAGGACAATTAAATGATAAAGAACTTAATTCTATAGCTGAATATATTAAATCACTAAAAGAATAA
- a CDS encoding SCO family protein, with the protein MNFRVYSIIIISIFTLTSNLSYAFDESMRMPSQKRELSTSLPLNETPKVMQGVTIKENLGKSVDLNLSFTDENGKLTKISDMVADGKPLILTLNYYRCSTLCSIQLINFAKTLKDMGWKIGKDYRVATVSFDPTDTSKEANIKQKEYLKLTDQESGDWKFYVGTNDNIKSLTDQIGFYYKYDPVSNEFAHAAAIFFITPQGKISSYLYGITYKSRDVKFSLMDASKNKIGSPTDQILLTCFHYNPTTGKYDAFAMGMLRIAALITVFFLIMFLGYFFWREQRNKKAY; encoded by the coding sequence TTGAATTTTCGTGTTTATTCAATCATAATAATAAGCATTTTTACTTTAACAAGTAATTTGTCATATGCTTTTGATGAATCTATGCGAATGCCTTCTCAAAAAAGAGAACTTAGTACTTCCTTGCCTTTGAATGAAACTCCAAAAGTAATGCAAGGAGTTACTATAAAAGAGAATTTAGGAAAATCAGTTGATCTTAATCTTTCTTTTACAGATGAAAATGGTAAATTAACAAAAATTTCTGATATGGTTGCTGATGGCAAACCACTTATTCTTACTTTAAATTATTATAGATGTTCAACTCTTTGTTCTATTCAGCTTATTAATTTTGCTAAAACGTTAAAAGACATGGGATGGAAAATTGGTAAGGATTATAGAGTTGCTACTGTAAGCTTTGATCCTACAGACACTTCAAAAGAAGCTAATATTAAACAAAAAGAATATCTTAAGTTAACAGATCAAGAAAGTGGCGATTGGAAATTTTATGTTGGAACAAATGACAATATAAAAAGCTTAACAGATCAAATTGGTTTTTATTATAAATATGATCCTGTCAGTAATGAATTTGCTCATGCTGCAGCAATATTTTTTATTACTCCGCAAGGAAAAATATCTAGTTACCTTTATGGAATTACTTATAAATCGAGAGATGTTAAGTTTTCATTAATGGATGCCTCAAAAAATAAAATAGGATCACCAACCGATCAAATTTTGTTAACTTGTTTTCATTATAATCCTACAACAGGAAAATATGATGCATTTGCTATGGGGATGCTAAGAATTGCAGCTTTAATTACAGTCTTTTTCTTAATTATGTTTTTAGGATACTTTTTTTGGCGCGAGCAGCGCAACAAGAAGGCTTATTAG
- a CDS encoding quinol:cytochrome C oxidoreductase has protein sequence MSGNHHKVTLTKENASVPQDHLFAKLPLAGTAIGLISLLVACMLGKSNSEYFFFSFHVWWLFFLSIAIGAVFFVLIQFATKAGWSVVVRRLAENIAMTMPLFFALLIVMAFGTSTLYHHWLSPEAMVDKVIQSKQWYLNVPFFYIRAVFYLAIFTWAAMFFAKHSAKQDETGNHAITYKLQNASYPFLIILGFCVTFAAFDWIMSLEPHWYSTIFGLYFFASCYMVFFAVLTIATRLLQNVKSLSEVVTVEHYHDLGKLVFGHTCFWAYAAFVQYLLIWYGNIPEETVWYEVRGHHGWFYVLMILCIGHFFVPFFFLMARKAKRSRAMLVVLSVWMLIMHFLDLYWLVIPSRYHEGPQFGLIDVFCFLGIGGLFVALFAAVAKRKALVPIKDPRLPESMTYENV, from the coding sequence ATGAGCGGCAATCATCATAAAGTAACACTTACAAAAGAGAATGCTTCTGTACCTCAAGATCATCTCTTTGCAAAATTGCCACTTGCAGGAACAGCCATCGGATTAATTTCATTATTAGTTGCCTGTATGCTCGGTAAATCAAATTCAGAATATTTTTTCTTTTCTTTTCATGTCTGGTGGCTTTTCTTTTTAAGCATTGCCATAGGAGCGGTATTTTTTGTATTAATACAATTTGCAACAAAAGCGGGATGGAGTGTTGTTGTACGCCGTTTAGCTGAAAATATTGCTATGACTATGCCGTTATTTTTTGCCTTACTTATTGTTATGGCATTTGGTACTTCCACATTATATCACCACTGGTTAAGTCCAGAAGCTATGGTTGATAAAGTGATTCAATCTAAACAGTGGTACTTAAATGTTCCATTTTTCTATATACGCGCTGTTTTTTATTTAGCTATATTTACTTGGGCTGCTATGTTTTTTGCAAAACATTCTGCAAAACAAGATGAGACTGGAAATCATGCCATCACTTACAAACTTCAAAATGCAAGTTATCCATTTTTAATCATTTTAGGCTTTTGTGTTACATTTGCTGCATTTGATTGGATAATGTCTTTGGAGCCACACTGGTATTCAACAATTTTTGGATTATATTTCTTTGCAAGTTGTTACATGGTTTTCTTTGCTGTTTTAACAATTGCAACTCGATTGTTACAAAATGTAAAATCATTAAGTGAAGTTGTTACTGTAGAACATTATCATGATCTCGGTAAATTGGTTTTTGGTCATACTTGTTTTTGGGCTTATGCTGCTTTTGTTCAATATTTACTTATTTGGTATGGAAATATTCCTGAAGAAACAGTTTGGTATGAAGTTCGTGGCCATCATGGATGGTTTTATGTTTTGATGATTCTTTGCATTGGCCATTTTTTCGTTCCTTTTTTCTTTTTAATGGCGCGAAAAGCGAAACGCTCAAGAGCAATGTTGGTTGTTCTTTCTGTCTGGATGTTGATTATGCACTTTCTTGATCTTTATTGGTTGGTTATTCCTTCAAGATATCATGAAGGCCCCCAATTTGGATTAATAGATGTATTCTGCTTTCTTGGAATTGGTGGATTATTTGTTGCTTTATTTGCAGCTGTAGCTAAAAGAAAAGCTCTTGTTCCAATTAAGGATCCGCGCTTGCCTGAGTCTATGACATATGAAAATGTGTAA